Proteins found in one Salvia splendens isolate huo1 chromosome 10, SspV2, whole genome shotgun sequence genomic segment:
- the LOC121753397 gene encoding germin-like protein subfamily 3 member 4 encodes MKHHKLLHLLLASLLASIRPCIGGDGDNLYDVCPSDDAASQKMFFNGYPCKAPSDVAASDFKSSLLGSAGDTDNFYRSSVTMATAAEFPGLNTLGLSAARTDMDVDGMVLPHAHPRASEMMFVRAGVVAAGFVDSANQVFQKRLGEGEVFVFPKGLLHFCFNAGFEPATIFSVLNSQNPGIASVSGAMFGGKGMMEKLKAVSMEDLNGVSSMELFGE; translated from the coding sequence ATGAAACACCACAAACTACTTCACCTCCTCCTGGCCTCTCTCCTAGCCTCCATCCGACCCTGCATCGGCGGCGACGGCGACAACCTCTACGACGTCTGCCCGAGCGACGACGCTGCGAGCCAAAAAATGTTCTTCAACGGCTACCCGTGCAAGGCGCCCTCCGACGTGGCGGCGTCGGACTTCAAGTCGTCCCTGCTGGGGTCGGCCGGGGACACGGACAACTTCTACCGGTCATCCGTGACCATGGCGACGGCCGCGGAGTTCCCCGGGCTGAACACGCTGGGGCTCTCGGCGGCCAGGACGGACATGGACGTGGATGGGATGGTGTTGCCGCACGCCCACCCGCGCGCCTCCGAGATGATGTTCGTGAGGGCCGGGGTGGTGGCGGCCGGGTTCGTCGATTCGGCGAACCAGGTGTTTCAGAAGCGGTTGGGGGAGGGGGAGGTTTTCGTGTTTCCGAAAGGGCTGCTGCATTTCTGCTTCAATGCTGGGTTTGAGCCGGCCACGATTTTCTCCGTGCTCAACAGCCAGAATCCCGGGATCGCTAGCGTCTCGGGCGCCATGTTTGGGGGGAAAGGGATGATGGAGAAGCTCAAGGCTGTTTCTATGGAGGATTTGAATGGGGTTAGTAGTATGGAGTTGTTTGGGGAATAA
- the LOC121750221 gene encoding 4-coumarate--CoA ligase-like gives MDTAARKDDVIFRSKLPDIYIPKHLPLHSYCFQNISKYRTKPCLINGGSGDVYTYEEVEALSRRAGAGLSRLGLRHGDTVMILLPNSPEFVFAFLGASYIGAVSTMANPYFTPAEVVKQAKASDAKLIITQACHVAKVNGYAKDNGVRVVLVDSPPPEASPADYLQFSELIAADESELPAVDFSPDDVVALPYSSGTTGLPKGVMLTHKGLVTSVAQQVDGENPNLYIHSDDVMICVLPFFHIYSLNSILLCGLRAGAAILVMQKFEIEPFLELIQKYKVTIGPFVPPIVLAIVKSPVVDKYDLSSVRTVMSGAAPLGKELEEAVRDKFPNAKLGQGYGMTEAGPVLAMCLAFAKESFEIKSGACGTVVRNAEMKIVDTESGASLGRNQPGEICIRGDQIMKGYLNDAEATERTIDKQGWLHTGDIGFIDEEDELFIIDRLKEIIKYKGYQVAPAEIEALLLNHPNISDAAVVSMKDEQAGEVPVAFVVKSNGSTITEDEIKQFISKQVIFYKRINRVFFIDAIPKNPSGKILRKDLKAILAATTPSPN, from the exons ATGGATACCGCAGCAAGAAAAGATGACGTCATTTTCCGATCGAAACTCCCCGACATCTACATTCCCAAGCACCTTCCTCTGCATTCCTACTGCTTCCAGAACATTTCCAAGTACCGAACCAAGCCCTGCCTGATCAACGGCGGCTCCGGCGACGTCTACACCTACGAGGAGGTGGAGGCCCTCTCCCGAAGAGCCGGCGCCGGGCTCAGCCGCCTCGGACTCCGCCACGGCGACACCGTCATGATCCTCCTCCCCAACTCGCCGGAGTTCGTCTTCGCCTTCCTCGGCGCCTCCTACATCGGCGCCGTCTCGACAATGGCAAATCCCTATTTTACCCCTGCCGAGGTCGTCAAGCAGGCGAAGGCCTCCGACGCTAAGCTAATCATAACGCAGGCGTGCCACGTCGCCAAAGTTAACGGCTACGCTAAGGATAACGGCGTTAGGGTTGTGCTGGTGGACTCGCCGCCGCCGGAGGCCTCGCCGGCCGATTATCTGCAATTCTCGGAGCTGATTGCCGCGGATGAGAGTGAATTGCCGGCGGTGGATTTCAGCCCCGACGATGTGGTGGCGCTGCCGTACTCCTCCGGCACGACGGGGCTGCCCAAGGGGGTGATGCTCACGCACAAGGGGCTCGTCACGAGCGTCGCGCAGCAGGTCGACGGCGAGAATCCGAATCTGTATATTCACAGCGACGACGTGATGATCTGCGTGTTGCCGTTCTTCCACATTTACTCGCTGAATTCGATCCTGCTGTGCGGGCTCCGCGCCGGCGCCGCGATTTTGGTGATGCAGAAATTCGAAATTGAGCCGTTTCTGGAGCTGATTCAGAAGTATAAGGTGACGATCGGGCCGTTCGTGCCGCCGATTGTTCTGGCGATCGTGAAGAGTCCAGTGGTGGATAAGTACGACCTTTCGTCGGTGAGGACGGTGATGTCGGGGGCGGCGCCGCTGGGGAAGGAGCTCGAGGAGGCGGTGAGGGATAAGTTTCCTAATGCCAAGCTTGGACAG GGTTATGGAATGACGGAAGCCGGACCGGTGCTAGCGATGTGTTTGGCATTTGCGAAAGAGTCATTTGAGATAAAATCTGGTGCATGCGGGACCGTGGTAAGAAATGCTGAGATGAAAATCGTTGACACGGAAAGTGGTGCTTCGTTAGGGCGCAACCAACCTGGTGAAATTTGCATCCGTGGTGATCAAATCATGAAAG GTTATTTGAATGATGCAGAGGCAACAGAGAGAACAATTGACAAACAAGGATGGCTACACACAGGAGACATAGGGTTcattgatgaagaagatgagcTTTTTATTATTGATCGTCTTAAGGAGATAATCAAGTACAAAGGCTACCAAGTTGCCCCTGCCGAGATTGAagccctcctcctcaaccatcCCAACATCTCCGACGCCGCTGTTGTCTC AATGAAAGATGAACAAGCAGGAGAAGTGCCAGTTGCCTTTGTTGTTAAATCAAATGGATCAACAATTACTGAGGATGAGATCAAGCAATTCATATCCAAACAG GTTATTTTCTACAAGAGAATTAACCGAGTATTTTTCATTGACGCCATCCCCAAAAATCCATCTGGAAAAATATTGAGAAAGGATTTGAAGGCAATATTAGCAGCAACTACACCTTCTCCAAACTGA